Proteins co-encoded in one Opitutus terrae PB90-1 genomic window:
- a CDS encoding glycosyl hydrolase family 65 protein, translating into MKQLWEISTTECAGSKESIMLRGNVYQIANGAMGYRGTLDEFGPAEAVGITLAGIFDQVGEAWREPVNAPNGGYTRVSLDGTPLSALDDTVVAHRQVLHFRDARFERETVFAVGGKKLTLRSSRFLSVVEPNLGVIRLSVSCDQDADIAIATGIDYNIWDLNGPHLRELTPSQSDDLLCVDARTHEARKRVAVAEAVATELGGSQPLVAENRNLRRFAFRARAGEIYVLDKFFAVFAEQDSPATPPARGALELVKRARQLGRDACLAQHAAEWQSRWARCDVVIAGDDEAQQALRYSLLQLLMVAPVQGSANSIPARALSGQVYKGAVFWDTEMFMLPFFLHTYPEKAVELLRYRIRTLDGARRKAQTEGPGYRGAFYAWESQDTGDDACTYFNIGDPITGRELRTHFRDKQVHISGDVALALWEYFRITGDDRMLREGGAEVILECARFYYSYAHFKKDRGRYEILDVIGPDEYHERVNNNAFTNAVVRETFAIAGAVVAHLERTHPAELKTLLAKLDIAGELPAFADAAARLYVPAPHPKTRVIEQFEGYLKLRDASVEELKAKMVHPNEYLGAGQGLAVPTKLIKQADVVMMLNLFRARYPTEVKQANWRYYEPRTEHGSSLSACAYAMVATEIGEGERAYDYFLKTATIDLEAKYKVYVGTTFIGGSHPAANGGAWMTAVFGFGGVLIEENRILIQPRLPRKWRSLEFGLEHRGDRFQIRITADRVSVEPALTNRHEHAFMVAGEPVTCARGNPVTVEHGRSKPALSGSRAI; encoded by the coding sequence ATGAAACAGCTTTGGGAAATCAGCACCACCGAATGCGCCGGCAGCAAGGAAAGCATCATGCTCCGGGGCAATGTGTATCAGATTGCCAATGGCGCCATGGGCTATCGCGGCACGCTGGACGAGTTCGGTCCGGCCGAAGCGGTGGGCATCACGCTGGCCGGGATTTTCGATCAAGTGGGGGAGGCCTGGCGCGAGCCGGTGAACGCGCCGAATGGCGGTTACACCCGCGTGTCGCTCGACGGCACCCCGCTGTCGGCCCTGGACGACACCGTCGTGGCGCACCGGCAGGTGCTGCATTTCCGCGACGCGCGGTTTGAACGCGAGACGGTTTTCGCCGTCGGCGGAAAGAAGCTCACGTTGCGTTCGTCGCGGTTCCTGAGCGTGGTCGAGCCGAATCTGGGTGTGATCCGGCTTTCGGTGTCGTGCGACCAGGATGCGGATATCGCGATCGCCACGGGCATCGACTACAACATCTGGGACCTGAATGGACCGCACCTGCGTGAGCTCACGCCGAGCCAGTCGGACGACCTGCTGTGCGTGGACGCCCGGACCCACGAAGCCCGCAAGCGCGTCGCGGTGGCTGAGGCGGTTGCGACCGAACTCGGCGGCAGCCAGCCGCTCGTCGCGGAGAACCGGAACCTGCGGCGCTTCGCGTTTCGCGCGCGGGCTGGGGAAATCTACGTGCTCGACAAGTTTTTCGCGGTGTTCGCCGAGCAGGATTCGCCGGCCACGCCGCCGGCGCGCGGGGCCCTCGAACTCGTCAAGCGCGCGCGGCAACTCGGTCGCGACGCGTGCCTGGCGCAGCACGCCGCCGAATGGCAAAGCCGCTGGGCGCGCTGCGACGTAGTGATCGCCGGCGACGACGAAGCGCAGCAGGCGCTGCGCTACAGCCTCCTGCAGCTGTTGATGGTCGCGCCCGTGCAAGGGAGTGCGAACTCGATTCCGGCCCGGGCGTTGTCGGGGCAGGTCTACAAGGGTGCGGTGTTTTGGGATACGGAGATGTTCATGTTGCCGTTCTTTCTGCACACGTATCCCGAGAAGGCCGTGGAGCTGCTGCGCTACCGGATCCGGACGCTCGACGGCGCGCGGCGCAAGGCGCAGACGGAGGGGCCGGGCTATCGCGGCGCCTTCTACGCGTGGGAGAGTCAGGATACGGGCGACGACGCGTGCACGTATTTCAATATCGGCGACCCGATCACCGGCCGGGAACTGCGCACGCATTTTCGCGACAAGCAGGTGCACATCAGCGGTGACGTGGCGCTCGCGCTGTGGGAATATTTCCGCATTACCGGGGACGACCGGATGCTACGCGAGGGCGGGGCGGAGGTGATTCTGGAGTGTGCGCGGTTCTACTACTCTTACGCGCATTTCAAGAAGGACCGAGGCCGCTACGAGATCCTCGATGTGATCGGGCCGGACGAATACCACGAGCGCGTCAACAACAACGCGTTCACCAATGCGGTCGTCCGCGAGACCTTCGCGATCGCGGGGGCGGTTGTCGCGCATCTCGAGCGCACGCATCCGGCGGAGCTGAAAACGCTGCTGGCGAAGCTCGATATCGCGGGCGAGCTGCCCGCCTTCGCCGACGCCGCCGCGCGGCTGTATGTGCCGGCGCCACATCCGAAGACGCGCGTGATCGAGCAGTTCGAAGGTTATCTGAAGCTGCGCGACGCCTCGGTGGAGGAACTGAAGGCGAAGATGGTGCATCCGAACGAGTATCTCGGCGCCGGTCAGGGGCTCGCCGTGCCGACCAAGCTGATCAAGCAGGCGGACGTGGTGATGATGCTGAACCTGTTTCGTGCGCGGTATCCCACCGAAGTGAAGCAGGCAAACTGGCGCTACTACGAGCCGCGCACGGAGCATGGCTCGAGCCTCAGCGCCTGCGCCTACGCGATGGTCGCGACGGAGATCGGCGAAGGGGAGCGCGCCTACGACTACTTCCTCAAAACCGCGACGATCGACCTCGAGGCGAAGTACAAAGTCTACGTCGGCACGACGTTCATCGGCGGATCGCACCCGGCCGCCAACGGCGGCGCGTGGATGACCGCCGTGTTTGGCTTCGGCGGCGTGCTGATCGAGGAGAACCGGATTCTCATTCAGCCGCGGCTGCCGAGGAAGTGGCGGAGCTTGGAGTTTGGACTGGAACACCGGGGCGACCGTTTCCAGATCCGGATCACCGCGGACCGCGTGTCTGTCGAGCCCGCGCTGACGAATCGGCACGAACACGCGTTTATGGTCGCGGGAGAACCTGTCACCTGCGCACGTGGCAACCCGGTGACGGTGGAGCATGGCCGGAGCAAGCCCGCGCTCTCCGGCTCGCGCGCGATCTGA